One window of the Pseudomonas sp. S04 genome contains the following:
- a CDS encoding fibronectin type III domain-containing protein, giving the protein MICSPGGIRGERTSATTALLTWDEPYTRCVYCPYNASGYEVMAEGIATITVSRPPCVINGLNPNQEYFFYLYAKAAGNIRSNPSRARIGRYVPDRTPPSKPTELRTESVVGNRVDLAWVASVDNGGVVGYQIFCDGKLIGNTDSTRYAVADLNDATTYIFMVRAQDPDGNHADSDPLMVTIPDLGGPTTPGSFRVIAAITHDTISVGWLPSYGDARMAYEIFVDTVYLATTGNTYRRIEGLRPGTTYSFSVRAVNTLGKRSGSTTIQATTTAAR; this is encoded by the coding sequence ATGATTTGCAGTCCCGGTGGAATTCGAGGAGAAAGAACCAGCGCGACAACCGCGCTCCTGACGTGGGATGAGCCCTACACCCGGTGCGTCTATTGCCCGTATAACGCCTCGGGTTATGAGGTCATGGCCGAGGGGATTGCCACCATTACCGTGAGCCGACCACCGTGCGTCATCAACGGATTGAACCCTAATCAGGAGTACTTTTTTTATCTCTATGCCAAGGCGGCGGGCAACATCCGCTCCAACCCGAGTCGGGCTCGCATAGGGCGGTATGTGCCGGATCGGACGCCACCGAGTAAGCCAACGGAGTTACGCACTGAAAGCGTGGTTGGTAACAGGGTCGACTTGGCGTGGGTGGCGTCGGTCGACAATGGTGGGGTGGTGGGGTATCAGATTTTCTGCGACGGGAAGCTGATCGGAAATACAGATAGTACTCGTTATGCGGTCGCCGATCTGAACGATGCGACGACTTATATTTTCATGGTGCGGGCGCAAGATCCCGATGGAAACCATGCCGATTCCGATCCCCTGATGGTAACAATCCCGGATCTGGGGGGGCCTACGACTCCGGGTAGCTTCAGGGTCATCGCGGCCATCACCCATGACACCATCAGCGTCGGATGGCTTCCCTCTTATGGCGACGCCCGTATGGCATATGAGATTTTTGTAGATACGGTGTACCTGGCTACAACCGGCAACACCTACCGACGCATTGAAGGTTTAAGGCCCGGCACGACTTACAGTTTTTCGGTGCGTGCAGTGAACACTCTGGGCAAGCGTTCGGGCTCGACCACCATACAGGCGACGACGACTGCTGCGCGTTAG
- a CDS encoding DUF1345 domain-containing protein: protein MPHLLRTHPRLTAAALLGVVVGILVPADSVVSKILIGWNAGVWTYLALMLWLTVRSRADQVKRIAEVEDENAGLVLFIVSIAAIASLVAITVELAGTGDLGTSQKLVRYGFTGVTVIGSWLLIGMIFSVHYARLFYTWDGKEPALRFAEGLKHPDYWDFLYFSFTIGVAVQTADVGVATRDIRKIVLAQSLIGFVFNTAILGFSINIAAGLVGS from the coding sequence ATGCCCCACCTCCTGCGTACCCACCCTCGCCTCACCGCTGCCGCCCTGCTGGGTGTGGTGGTAGGCATCCTGGTTCCGGCCGATTCTGTGGTCAGCAAAATCCTCATTGGCTGGAATGCCGGCGTCTGGACCTACCTGGCGCTGATGCTGTGGCTCACCGTCCGTTCCCGGGCCGATCAGGTCAAGCGTATCGCTGAGGTCGAGGATGAAAACGCCGGGCTGGTGCTGTTCATCGTCAGCATTGCCGCCATCGCCAGCCTGGTCGCGATCACTGTCGAGTTGGCAGGCACCGGCGATCTCGGCACCTCGCAAAAGCTTGTGCGCTACGGTTTTACCGGGGTGACGGTGATCGGTTCCTGGCTACTGATCGGGATGATTTTCAGCGTGCACTACGCGCGGCTGTTCTACACCTGGGACGGCAAGGAACCGGCGTTGCGCTTCGCCGAGGGCCTGAAACACCCCGACTACTGGGACTTTTTGTACTTCTCCTTCACCATCGGCGTGGCGGTCCAAACCGCCGACGTCGGCGTGGCCACCCGGGACATTCGCAAGATCGTGCTGGCACAATCACTGATCGGCTTTGTGTTCAACACCGCAATACTGGGCTTTTCGATCAATATTGCGGCGGGGTTGGTCGGTAGCTAA
- a CDS encoding efflux RND transporter permease subunit, with amino-acid sequence MPHFFIDRPVFAWVVALFILLAGALAIPQLPVAQYPDVAPPQIEIYAAYPGASAQTVDESVVSLIEEELNGADHLLYFESQSSLASATITATFKPGTNPELAQVDVQNRLKVVESRLPQAVIQQGLSVEKVSSGFLLMITLTSSDGKLDEVALSDYLARNVMNEIKRLDGVGKASLYGAERAMRIWIDPQKLIGFNLTPADVNAAIVAQNAQVSAGSIGDLPTHNSQEITATVLVKGQLSTPEEFADIVLKANPDGSIVRIGDVARVEIGSQEYQFGTRLNGKPSTAVAVQLAPGANALNTATLVREKMDELARYFPAGVEYKIPYDTSPFVKVSITKVVYTLGEAMLLVFAVMYLFLQNIRYTLIPTLVVPVALMGTFATMLALGFSINVLTMFGMVLAIGILVDDAIVVVENVERIMAEEGLSPKEATRKAMTQITGAIIGITLVLVAVFIPMAFMQGSVGVIYQQFSLSMATSILFSAFLALTLTPALCATLLKPVAKGELHARSGFFGWFNRRFEQFTDRYQGWVAYALKRSGRYLLIYGVLLVALGVLFSRLPSSFLPTEDQGYTITDIQLPPGASKNRTVQVAQQIEAHNASEAGIGDSTVILGFSFSGSGQNAALAFTTLKDWSQRGSDDSAASIAERANIAFSQIKDAVAYSVLPPPVDGLGTSSGFEFRLQDRGGLGHSALMQARTALLDAAEKSPILANVRESALAEAPQVQLIVDRKQANALGVSFADIGSVLSTAVGSSYINDFPNQGRMQRVVVQAEGDQRSQVEDLLKIHVRNSNANMVPLSAFTRAEWTQGPTQLTRYNGYPAVSISGEPAPGYSTGQAMAEIERLVAQGPAGLGQEWTGLSLQERLSGSQAPILLGLSLLIVFLCLAALYESWSIPTSVLLVVPLGVLGAVLAVTLRGMPNDVFFKVGLITIIGLSAKNAILIIEFAKSLYDDGHDLLDATLQAARLRLRPIIMTSLAFILGVVPLAIATGASSASQQAIGTGVIGGMITATLAVVFVPVFFVVVMKLVRKRNKIT; translated from the coding sequence ATGCCGCATTTCTTTATTGACCGCCCGGTGTTCGCCTGGGTGGTTGCACTGTTCATCCTGTTGGCCGGCGCCCTGGCCATCCCGCAACTGCCGGTGGCCCAGTACCCGGATGTGGCGCCGCCACAGATCGAAATCTACGCGGCGTACCCGGGTGCCTCGGCACAAACCGTCGATGAAAGTGTGGTCAGCCTGATCGAGGAAGAGCTCAACGGCGCCGACCATCTGCTGTATTTCGAATCCCAGAGCAGCCTCGCTTCGGCCACCATCACGGCCACCTTCAAGCCGGGCACCAACCCGGAGCTGGCCCAGGTCGATGTGCAGAACCGCCTCAAAGTGGTGGAGTCGCGCCTGCCGCAAGCAGTGATCCAGCAGGGCTTGTCGGTGGAGAAAGTGTCTTCCGGCTTCCTGCTGATGATCACCTTGACTTCCAGCGACGGCAAGCTCGATGAAGTGGCGCTCAGCGATTACCTGGCGCGCAACGTGATGAACGAGATCAAGCGCCTGGATGGGGTCGGCAAGGCTTCGTTGTACGGCGCTGAACGGGCGATGCGGATCTGGATCGACCCGCAGAAACTGATTGGCTTCAACCTGACCCCGGCCGACGTCAACGCCGCGATCGTCGCGCAGAACGCCCAGGTTTCCGCTGGCAGCATCGGTGATTTGCCGACCCACAACAGCCAGGAAATCACCGCCACCGTGCTGGTCAAGGGGCAATTGTCGACGCCCGAAGAGTTCGCCGACATCGTGCTCAAGGCCAACCCCGACGGCTCCATCGTGCGCATCGGCGATGTGGCGCGGGTCGAGATCGGCAGCCAGGAATACCAGTTCGGCACCCGCCTCAACGGCAAGCCGTCCACCGCGGTCGCCGTGCAGCTGGCACCTGGCGCCAACGCGCTTAACACCGCCACCCTGGTGCGCGAGAAGATGGACGAACTGGCCCGCTACTTCCCGGCTGGCGTCGAATACAAGATCCCCTACGACACCTCGCCCTTCGTCAAAGTCTCGATTACCAAGGTGGTCTACACCCTGGGCGAGGCAATGCTGCTGGTGTTCGCGGTGATGTACCTGTTCCTGCAGAACATCCGCTACACGCTGATCCCGACCCTGGTGGTGCCGGTGGCGCTGATGGGCACCTTCGCGACCATGCTGGCGCTGGGCTTTTCGATCAACGTGCTGACCATGTTCGGCATGGTGCTGGCCATCGGCATCCTGGTGGACGACGCCATCGTGGTGGTGGAGAACGTCGAGCGGATCATGGCCGAAGAAGGCCTGTCGCCCAAGGAAGCGACCCGCAAGGCCATGACCCAGATCACCGGGGCAATCATCGGCATCACCCTGGTGCTGGTGGCGGTGTTTATCCCGATGGCGTTCATGCAAGGTTCGGTGGGGGTGATCTACCAGCAGTTCTCGCTGTCGATGGCCACCTCGATCCTGTTCTCGGCGTTCCTCGCGCTGACCCTGACCCCGGCGCTCTGCGCGACCCTGCTCAAGCCAGTGGCCAAGGGCGAGCTGCATGCCAGGAGCGGATTCTTCGGCTGGTTCAACCGACGTTTCGAGCAGTTCACGGATCGCTACCAAGGCTGGGTGGCCTATGCGCTGAAACGCAGCGGCCGCTACCTGCTGATCTACGGCGTGTTGCTGGTGGCGCTCGGCGTGCTGTTCAGTCGCCTGCCCTCCTCGTTCCTGCCGACCGAAGACCAGGGCTACACCATCACCGACATTCAACTGCCGCCGGGCGCCAGCAAGAACCGCACGGTGCAGGTGGCGCAACAGATCGAGGCGCACAACGCCAGCGAAGCGGGAATCGGCGACAGTACGGTGATTCTCGGCTTCAGCTTCTCCGGCAGTGGGCAGAATGCGGCGCTGGCCTTCACTACCCTCAAGGATTGGTCGCAGCGCGGCAGCGATGACTCGGCGGCCTCGATTGCCGAGCGCGCCAATATCGCCTTCAGCCAGATCAAGGACGCGGTCGCCTACTCGGTGCTGCCGCCGCCAGTCGATGGCCTGGGCACTTCCAGCGGGTTTGAGTTCCGCCTGCAAGACCGTGGCGGCCTGGGGCACAGCGCGTTGATGCAGGCGCGTACGGCCTTGCTGGACGCCGCTGAAAAAAGTCCGATCCTGGCCAATGTGCGCGAAAGCGCCCTGGCTGAAGCGCCGCAAGTGCAATTGATCGTCGACCGCAAGCAGGCCAATGCCTTGGGCGTGTCGTTTGCCGACATCGGCAGCGTATTGTCCACCGCGGTCGGCTCCAGCTACATCAACGACTTCCCCAACCAGGGACGGATGCAGCGGGTGGTGGTGCAGGCCGAGGGTGATCAACGCAGCCAGGTTGAAGATTTGCTGAAGATCCATGTGCGCAACAGCAACGCGAATATGGTCCCGCTGTCGGCCTTCACCCGGGCCGAATGGACCCAGGGGCCGACCCAGTTGACCCGCTACAACGGCTACCCGGCCGTGAGCATTTCCGGTGAGCCGGCCCCTGGCTACAGCACCGGACAAGCCATGGCGGAAATCGAGCGTCTGGTGGCCCAGGGGCCAGCGGGGCTGGGCCAGGAATGGACGGGGCTGTCATTGCAGGAACGCTTGTCGGGCAGCCAGGCGCCGATCCTGCTCGGTTTGTCGTTGCTGATCGTGTTCCTGTGCCTGGCGGCGCTGTACGAAAGCTGGTCGATCCCGACGTCGGTATTGCTGGTGGTGCCGCTGGGAGTACTCGGTGCGGTACTGGCGGTGACCTTGCGCGGCATGCCCAACGACGTGTTCTTCAAGGTCGGCTTGATCACCATCATCGGCCTGTCGGCGAAGAACGCGATCCTGATCATCGAGTTCGCCAAGAGCCTGTACGACGACGGCCACGACCTGCTCGACGCCACCCTGCAAGCCGCGCGCCTGCGCCTGCGGCCGATCATCATGACCTCGCTGGCGTTCATCCTCGGCGTGGTGCCGTTGGCGATTGCCACCGGCGCCAGCTCGGCGAGCCAGCAAGCAATCGGCACTGGCGTGATTGGCGGGATGATCACCGCGACCCTGGCGGTGGTGTTTGTGCCGGTGTTTTTTGTGGTGGTGATGAAGCTGGTGCGCAAGCGAAATAAAATCACCTGA
- a CDS encoding efflux RND transporter periplasmic adaptor subunit — protein sequence MSKNLLAPLSLIALALMLSACDKSSSVEEAAPLASVRIETIEARPLSISSELSGRIAAPRIAEVRARVAGVVLQRAFREGSDVKQGQVLFRIDPAPFKADLDSADAALRKAQANAFQARLQEKRYAQLIKDQAVSAQDYDNARAATLQANADVAANQAAVARARLNLGYATVTAPISGRIGRALVTEGALVGQNESTPLALIQQLDPIHADLTQSTRELNELRRAFRAGQMQQVGQDQAKATLIQDDGSHYPLPGKLLFSEISVDPGTGQIIVRSEFPNPDLDLLPGSFIRVRLEQAVNQQGISVPQRAIQRDSAGIAQVLLLDSEDRVSQQAVQLGQVQQDRWIVSAGLKPGDRIVIEGLQHARPGDKVAIDATPLEHALVTGQ from the coding sequence ATGTCCAAGAACCTGCTTGCACCGCTCAGCCTGATAGCACTGGCATTGATGCTGAGCGCCTGTGACAAGTCTTCCAGCGTCGAGGAGGCCGCGCCGCTGGCCAGCGTGCGCATCGAAACCATCGAAGCCCGTCCCCTGTCGATCAGCAGCGAGCTGAGCGGGCGGATCGCCGCGCCACGCATCGCCGAAGTGCGCGCCCGGGTCGCCGGGGTAGTGCTGCAGCGCGCCTTTCGCGAAGGCAGCGACGTGAAACAGGGCCAGGTGTTGTTTCGCATCGACCCGGCGCCGTTCAAGGCCGACCTCGACAGCGCCGACGCGGCGCTGCGCAAGGCGCAGGCGAATGCGTTCCAGGCGCGCCTGCAGGAAAAACGCTACGCCCAGTTGATCAAGGACCAGGCCGTCAGCGCCCAGGATTACGACAATGCTCGTGCGGCCACGCTGCAGGCCAATGCCGACGTCGCCGCCAACCAGGCTGCCGTGGCCCGTGCCCGGCTGAACCTGGGTTACGCCACGGTCACCGCGCCGATTTCCGGGCGCATCGGCCGCGCGCTGGTCACCGAAGGCGCACTGGTCGGACAGAACGAAAGCACGCCCCTGGCGCTGATCCAGCAACTGGACCCGATCCACGCCGACCTGACCCAGTCGACCCGCGAGCTCAACGAGTTGCGCCGCGCCTTCCGTGCCGGGCAGATGCAGCAGGTTGGCCAGGACCAGGCCAAGGCCACGCTGATCCAGGACGACGGCAGCCACTATCCGTTGCCGGGCAAGCTGTTGTTCTCGGAAATCAGTGTCGACCCCGGCACCGGCCAGATCATTGTGCGCAGCGAGTTCCCCAACCCCGACCTCGACCTGCTCCCTGGCAGTTTCATTCGCGTGCGCCTGGAGCAAGCGGTCAACCAGCAAGGCATCAGCGTGCCGCAACGGGCGATCCAGCGCGACAGCGCCGGCATTGCCCAGGTGTTGCTGCTCGACAGCGAGGACCGGGTCAGCCAGCAAGCCGTGCAACTGGGCCAGGTGCAACAGGACCGCTGGATCGTCAGCGCCGGCCTCAAGCCCGGCGACCGCATTGTCATCGAAGGCCTGCAGCACGCCCGTCCCGGCGACAAAGTAGCCATCGACGCCACCCCTCTTGAGCACGCCCTGGTCACCGGGCAGTAG
- a CDS encoding response regulator transcription factor, with translation MPNILLVEDDSALSELIASYLERNGYQVNVISRGDQVRERARVNPPDLVILDLMLPGLDGLQVCRLLRADSASLPILMLTARDDSHDQVLGLEMGADDYVTKPCEPRVLLARVRTLLRRSSLNEPQSASDRILMGNLCIDLSERTVTWREQPVELSSGEYNLLVVLARHAGEVLSRDQILQRLRGIEFNGTDRSVDVAISKLRRKFDDHAGEARKIKTVWGKGYLFSRSEWEC, from the coding sequence ATGCCCAACATCCTCCTGGTCGAAGACGACTCTGCGCTCTCCGAGCTGATTGCCAGCTACCTCGAACGTAATGGCTATCAGGTCAATGTGATCAGCCGTGGCGATCAGGTGCGTGAGCGGGCGCGGGTCAACCCGCCGGACCTGGTGATCCTCGACCTGATGCTGCCCGGGCTCGATGGCCTGCAGGTGTGCCGGCTGTTGCGCGCCGATTCGGCGAGCCTGCCGATCCTGATGCTGACCGCCCGCGACGACAGCCACGACCAGGTGCTGGGCCTGGAAATGGGCGCCGACGACTACGTCACTAAACCCTGCGAGCCCCGGGTCCTGCTGGCGCGGGTGCGCACCTTGCTGCGCCGCAGCAGCCTCAACGAACCGCAAAGCGCCAGCGACCGGATCCTCATGGGCAACCTGTGCATCGACCTGTCGGAGCGCACCGTGACCTGGCGCGAGCAGCCGGTGGAGCTGTCCAGCGGCGAGTACAACCTGCTGGTGGTCCTGGCCCGGCATGCCGGCGAAGTGCTGAGCCGCGACCAGATCCTGCAGCGCTTGCGCGGCATCGAGTTCAATGGCACCGATCGCTCGGTGGACGTGGCGATTTCCAAGCTGCGGCGCAAGTTCGACGACCACGCCGGCGAAGCGCGCAAGATCAAGACGGTGTGGGGCAAGGGCTATCTGTTCAGCCGTTCCGAGTGGGAATGCTGA
- a CDS encoding ATP-binding protein, which translates to MLRILVRLYLITIVTFSAAIYLVPDLVVKVFHERFSSYNLDHSRGVQNLLVKQFQGVPSAQWPALAAELDQQFSPLQIAVVPISDEGFTVHERERLQRGEMAVRTGDWGWRTLAAAPLNESQAVKLVVPPDPLDVSLLYWGINVLIGAALLACLLIWLRPHWRDLERLRNTAERFGKGHLSERTQIAASSNIGSLAHVFDTMAGDIENLLNQQRDLLNAVSHELRTPLTRLDFGLALALSDDLPAASRERLQGLVAHIRELDELVLELLSYSRLQNPARLPEQVEVALDEFIDSILGSVDEELESPEIVIDVLLHGHLERFSLDPRLTARAIQNLLRNAMRYCEKRIQIGVQVRPEGCEIWVDDDGIGIPDDERERIFEPFYRLDRSRDRATGGFGLGLAISRRALEAQDGTLTVEASPLGGARFRLWLPTPG; encoded by the coding sequence ATGCTGCGCATCCTGGTCCGCCTGTACCTGATCACCATCGTCACCTTCAGTGCGGCGATCTACCTGGTGCCAGACCTGGTGGTCAAGGTCTTTCACGAGCGCTTTTCCAGCTATAACCTGGACCACTCCCGGGGCGTGCAGAACCTGCTGGTCAAACAGTTTCAAGGCGTGCCGAGCGCTCAATGGCCGGCGCTCGCCGCTGAGCTGGATCAACAATTCAGTCCGTTGCAGATCGCCGTGGTTCCGATCAGCGATGAGGGTTTCACCGTCCATGAACGCGAGCGTTTGCAGCGCGGTGAAATGGCCGTGCGCACCGGTGACTGGGGCTGGCGCACGTTGGCCGCGGCGCCATTGAATGAGTCGCAGGCGGTCAAGCTGGTGGTGCCGCCGGATCCGCTGGACGTCAGTTTGCTGTACTGGGGCATCAATGTGCTGATCGGTGCGGCGCTGCTCGCCTGCCTGCTGATCTGGTTGCGTCCGCACTGGCGCGATCTGGAGCGCCTGCGCAACACCGCCGAACGTTTCGGCAAAGGCCACTTGAGCGAGCGCACGCAGATCGCTGCCAGCTCCAACATCGGCAGCCTGGCCCACGTCTTCGACACCATGGCCGGCGACATCGAGAACTTGCTGAACCAGCAGCGCGACCTACTCAACGCGGTATCCCATGAGCTGCGCACGCCCTTGACTCGCCTGGATTTCGGCCTGGCCCTGGCGTTATCCGATGACTTGCCGGCCGCCAGCCGTGAGCGTTTGCAAGGCCTGGTGGCGCACATTCGTGAGCTGGACGAGTTGGTCCTCGAGTTGCTGTCCTACAGCCGCCTGCAAAACCCGGCACGTTTGCCGGAGCAGGTCGAGGTGGCACTGGACGAGTTCATCGACAGCATCCTGGGCAGCGTCGATGAAGAACTGGAGTCGCCGGAAATCGTGATCGACGTGCTGCTGCACGGCCATCTCGAACGCTTCAGCCTCGACCCGCGCCTGACCGCCCGGGCTATCCAGAACCTGCTGCGCAACGCCATGCGCTATTGCGAGAAGCGCATCCAGATTGGTGTGCAAGTGCGGCCCGAAGGCTGTGAAATCTGGGTCGACGATGACGGCATCGGTATCCCAGACGACGAGCGCGAGCGGATTTTCGAACCGTTCTACCGTCTCGACCGCAGCCGTGACCGCGCCACGGGCGGCTTCGGCCTGGGCCTGGCCATCAGCCGCCGGGCCCTGGAAGCCCAGGACGGCACCCTCACCGTCGAGGCGTCGCCACTGGGCGGAGCGCGGTTCCGGTTGTGGTTGCCCACCCCAGGCTGA
- a CDS encoding glycosyltransferase — translation MLSVSGLCRLPRTPQQQLAPVHEVAIPADDMPNIGWVHLGPEQDCQAIFMVQQGCWRLIDWRGQPTTPTWRNAQGQWVTGPVAQWRAVKDSLPAPARMQTVQLPRLPVFPSDLAPIPANIHYLWLGHAVPSPRLIENIAHNCRLSSRYVSTLHVDIQDAEVLAQIREQLQRAAPSLVIAPLRDTAFFSMFSQSDNYQQYTTVMHGPGRNYSAASDVLRYPLTDHHGGIYMDVDDTFQVDINDIELLAAPNDLLLGPKVTEQMAGFSGYNSSIFASHPNNPVLQEISKEMQLRFVQNPGFFTQVRPYVDAQGILGNPREAAMDMPTYARELFRLTGPGVLNDVVAVERADYYRLCFNAEPGANISNTHHLWDQAYVDQQMALIDHYFPFNRRAVVDIGHEHSWFNT, via the coding sequence ATGCTGAGCGTCAGCGGCCTGTGCCGCCTGCCACGCACGCCGCAACAACAGCTGGCACCTGTGCATGAGGTCGCCATTCCTGCCGATGACATGCCCAACATCGGCTGGGTTCACCTGGGGCCAGAGCAGGATTGCCAAGCGATTTTCATGGTGCAGCAAGGTTGCTGGAGGTTGATCGATTGGCGCGGCCAGCCGACTACACCCACCTGGCGCAATGCCCAGGGCCAATGGGTCACCGGTCCTGTCGCGCAATGGCGCGCGGTCAAGGACAGCCTGCCGGCGCCTGCAAGAATGCAGACGGTGCAACTGCCCAGGCTCCCGGTCTTTCCAAGCGACCTTGCGCCGATTCCTGCGAACATTCACTACCTATGGCTGGGCCATGCCGTGCCGTCGCCTCGACTGATCGAGAACATCGCCCATAACTGCCGGCTCAGCAGTCGTTATGTGTCGACCCTGCATGTCGATATACAAGACGCCGAGGTACTGGCACAAATTCGGGAGCAGCTGCAACGGGCCGCGCCCTCGCTGGTGATAGCGCCCTTACGGGACACCGCGTTTTTCAGCATGTTCTCGCAATCGGACAACTACCAGCAGTACACCACCGTCATGCACGGGCCCGGGCGTAATTACTCGGCAGCCTCCGATGTGTTGCGCTATCCCTTGACCGACCATCATGGTGGTATCTACATGGATGTCGATGACACCTTTCAGGTGGATATCAACGATATCGAATTGCTGGCCGCACCTAACGATTTGCTGCTTGGGCCCAAGGTCACTGAGCAGATGGCAGGGTTTTCAGGCTACAACAGCAGCATTTTCGCGTCCCATCCCAACAATCCGGTATTGCAGGAAATTTCCAAGGAGATGCAGCTGCGCTTTGTGCAAAACCCAGGCTTTTTTACCCAGGTCCGGCCCTATGTCGATGCCCAAGGCATCCTCGGCAACCCCAGGGAAGCGGCCATGGACATGCCGACCTACGCACGTGAACTGTTCCGCCTCACAGGCCCCGGTGTGCTCAACGATGTGGTCGCCGTCGAGCGCGCCGACTACTATCGGCTTTGCTTCAATGCCGAGCCGGGCGCCAACATTTCAAACACTCATCACCTGTGGGATCAGGCTTATGTCGACCAGCAAATGGCCCTGATCGATCATTACTTTCCGTTCAATCGCCGAGCCGTGGTCGATATCGGGCATGAACACTCCTGGTTCAATACGTGA
- a CDS encoding helix-turn-helix transcriptional regulator has product MSQDVLATETNRRQLQQIIAGLSDGVILLDADKTLLWANDAALAMHGVERISDLGSNAREYARRFTLRYRNNHPVLVKNYPISRVANGETFSDVVVEVTPTGDPERTWVHRIRSMILTDQQGAPESLVLILSDATEWASAEQRFEKTFNANPAPAVICRLSDLRYLKVNQGFVEMTGYSREQIIGRSLYELDVLEDAERRDLAIERLSQGITVPQMQADLRLPDGSRKLVVVAGQPLDLNEEPCMLFSFVDLELRRRAETALRQSEERFAKSFRMSPVPTLICSAESLQVVDVNDAFLNSIGYASETLLGKTIDELGFFATRDAASQLFATLKRLGSVESVDLQVRKQDAVLIDCAVWADTVSIQDHPCYLLVLMDITERKRTELELVAAIEEVMQDASWFSQTLIEKLANAKSAHRSHRPSVAFTELTARERDVLGLICEGLADKEIAARLQLAPNTVRNHVATLYSKLAVHSRSEAIVWARERGLFAGERRLKSPQ; this is encoded by the coding sequence ATGAGCCAGGATGTACTTGCCACTGAAACCAATCGCCGGCAGTTGCAGCAAATCATCGCCGGGCTGTCCGATGGGGTGATTCTGCTCGATGCCGACAAGACCCTGCTGTGGGCCAATGACGCGGCGCTGGCCATGCACGGGGTCGAGCGGATCAGCGATCTGGGGTCCAACGCCCGCGAGTATGCCCGGCGATTCACCCTGCGCTATCGCAACAACCATCCGGTGTTGGTGAAAAACTACCCCATCAGCCGGGTTGCCAATGGTGAGACCTTCAGCGATGTGGTGGTCGAAGTCACGCCGACCGGCGACCCGGAGCGTACCTGGGTGCACCGCATCCGCAGCATGATCCTCACCGATCAGCAGGGTGCGCCGGAATCCCTGGTGTTGATCCTCAGCGATGCCACTGAATGGGCCAGCGCCGAGCAGCGCTTTGAAAAAACCTTCAACGCCAACCCGGCCCCGGCGGTGATCTGCCGCCTCAGCGACCTGCGTTACCTCAAGGTCAATCAGGGTTTCGTGGAAATGACCGGCTACTCACGCGAGCAGATCATTGGCCGTTCGTTGTACGAACTGGACGTGCTGGAGGACGCCGAGCGCCGCGACCTGGCCATCGAACGCCTGAGCCAGGGCATTACCGTTCCGCAAATGCAGGCCGACCTGCGCCTGCCCGATGGCAGCCGCAAATTGGTAGTGGTGGCCGGGCAGCCGCTGGACCTCAACGAAGAACCGTGCATGCTGTTTTCCTTCGTCGACCTGGAATTGCGCCGCAGGGCCGAAACCGCGCTGCGCCAGAGCGAGGAGCGGTTCGCCAAGTCATTTCGCATGAGTCCGGTGCCGACCCTGATCTGCAGCGCCGAGAGTCTGCAGGTGGTAGACGTCAATGATGCCTTCCTCAACAGCATCGGGTACGCCAGTGAGACGCTGCTGGGCAAGACCATCGATGAGCTTGGCTTCTTCGCCACCCGAGATGCCGCCAGCCAACTGTTTGCTACGTTGAAGAGGCTCGGCAGCGTGGAAAGCGTCGACCTGCAAGTGCGCAAGCAGGACGCGGTGTTGATCGACTGCGCGGTCTGGGCCGACACGGTGAGCATCCAGGACCATCCTTGCTATTTGCTGGTGCTGATGGACATCACGGAACGCAAACGCACCGAGCTTGAACTGGTGGCGGCGATCGAGGAGGTGATGCAGGACGCCTCCTGGTTCAGCCAGACCCTGATCGAAAAGCTGGCCAACGCCAAGAGTGCCCATCGCAGCCACCGGCCGAGCGTGGCGTTTACCGAACTTACCGCACGTGAGCGCGACGTGCTGGGCTTGATCTGCGAAGGCCTGGCTGACAAAGAGATCGCCGCGCGGCTGCAACTGGCGCCCAATACCGTGCGTAATCACGTGGCTACGCTGTACTCCAAACTGGCCGTGCACAGCCGTAGCGAGGCTATTGTCTGGGCCCGTGAACGTGGGTTGTTTGCTGGTGAGCGGCGGCTGAAAAGCCCGCAATAA
- a CDS encoding DUF1652 domain-containing protein translates to MTQAQLRSYIEQALAPLACAFSVDADGCLTLRVFEAQDGRVHLVVTGIKPGRLTSASDLAQMLEELRYELGATRLGQADSA, encoded by the coding sequence ATGACCCAAGCGCAACTGCGCAGTTACATCGAACAAGCCCTGGCCCCGCTGGCCTGTGCCTTCAGCGTGGATGCCGATGGTTGCCTGACGCTGCGAGTGTTCGAAGCGCAAGACGGTCGGGTGCACCTGGTGGTGACCGGGATCAAGCCCGGCCGGCTGACCAGCGCCAGCGACCTGGCGCAAATGCTCGAAGAGCTGCGTTACGAGCTTGGCGCTACCCGCCTGGGGCAGGCCGACAGCGCTTGA